In a single window of the Xylanimonas protaetiae genome:
- the ilvD gene encoding dihydroxy-acid dehydratase — MSRPLRSRTSTHGRNMAGARALWRATGMGSEDFGKPIIAIANSYTQFVPGHVHLKDMGDLVASAIREAGGVAKEFNTIAVDDGIAMGHAGMLYSLPSRDLIADSVEYMVNAHTADALVCISNCDKITPGMLNAALRLNIPTIFVSGGPMEAGKAIVVDGVAQTKLNLINAINYSADDGVTDGALAQVEENACPTCGSCSGMFTANSMNCLTEALGLSLPGNGSTLATHTARKDLFLEAGRTIVELAKRYYEDEDDTAAPRGIVTKAAFTNAMTLDVAMGGSTNTVLHILAAAQEAEVDFTLDDIDAISRRVPCLSKVAPNHPNFHMEDVHRAGGIPALLGELDRAGLLDHAVTSVHTPTLRAWLDAWDVRGGSATQRAVDLFHAAPGGVRTTQAFSTSNVWDSLDTDAAEGCIRDIEHAYTVEGGLAVLKGNLSEDGAIIKTAGIDPDVFHFVGKALVVESQDEAVEKILTKQVQPGHVVVVRYEGPSGGPGMQEMLYPTSFIKGRGLGKVVALITDGRFSGGSSGISVGHVSPEAAAGGTIGLVEDGDEIEIDVESRLIRVNVPDEVLAERRAKMEASEFPWQPKDRDRYVSPALQAYAAMATSADRGAVRDVSRLKRR; from the coding sequence ATGAGCCGCCCCCTGCGTTCCCGGACCTCCACCCACGGTCGCAACATGGCGGGTGCGCGTGCCCTCTGGCGCGCCACCGGCATGGGCTCGGAGGACTTCGGCAAGCCGATCATCGCCATCGCGAACTCGTACACGCAGTTCGTCCCCGGGCACGTCCACCTCAAGGACATGGGCGACCTCGTCGCCTCCGCGATCCGCGAGGCCGGCGGCGTCGCCAAGGAGTTCAACACCATCGCCGTCGACGACGGCATCGCGATGGGCCACGCGGGCATGCTCTACTCGCTGCCCAGCCGCGACCTGATCGCCGACTCGGTCGAGTACATGGTGAACGCCCACACGGCCGACGCGCTCGTGTGCATCTCGAACTGCGACAAGATCACGCCGGGCATGCTCAACGCGGCGCTGCGCCTGAACATCCCGACGATCTTCGTCTCGGGCGGCCCGATGGAGGCCGGCAAGGCGATCGTCGTCGACGGCGTCGCGCAGACCAAGCTCAACCTCATCAACGCGATCAACTACTCGGCGGACGACGGCGTCACCGACGGCGCGCTGGCCCAGGTCGAGGAGAACGCCTGCCCCACGTGCGGCTCGTGCTCCGGGATGTTCACCGCCAACTCGATGAACTGCCTCACCGAGGCGCTGGGCCTGTCGCTGCCGGGCAACGGCTCGACGCTCGCGACGCACACCGCGCGCAAGGACCTGTTCCTCGAGGCCGGCCGCACCATCGTCGAGCTCGCCAAGCGCTACTACGAGGACGAGGACGACACCGCAGCCCCCCGCGGCATCGTCACGAAGGCGGCGTTCACCAACGCCATGACCCTCGACGTCGCCATGGGCGGCTCCACCAACACGGTGCTGCACATCCTCGCCGCGGCCCAGGAGGCCGAGGTCGACTTCACGCTCGATGACATCGACGCGATCTCGCGCCGCGTGCCGTGCCTGAGCAAGGTCGCCCCCAACCACCCGAACTTCCACATGGAGGACGTGCACCGCGCCGGCGGCATCCCCGCCCTGCTGGGCGAGCTCGACCGCGCCGGCCTGCTCGACCACGCCGTCACGTCGGTGCACACGCCCACGCTGCGCGCGTGGCTCGACGCGTGGGACGTGCGCGGCGGGTCCGCCACGCAGCGTGCCGTCGACCTCTTCCACGCCGCGCCCGGCGGCGTGCGCACCACGCAGGCCTTCTCGACGTCGAACGTGTGGGACTCGCTCGACACCGACGCCGCCGAGGGCTGCATCCGCGACATCGAGCACGCCTACACGGTCGAGGGCGGCCTGGCCGTGCTCAAGGGCAACCTGTCCGAGGACGGCGCGATCATCAAGACCGCCGGCATCGACCCCGACGTGTTCCACTTCGTCGGCAAGGCCCTCGTGGTCGAGTCGCAGGACGAGGCCGTCGAGAAGATCCTCACGAAGCAGGTCCAGCCGGGCCACGTCGTCGTCGTGCGCTACGAGGGCCCCTCCGGCGGGCCGGGCATGCAGGAGATGCTCTACCCGACCTCCTTCATCAAGGGCCGTGGGCTGGGCAAGGTCGTCGCGCTCATCACCGACGGCCGCTTCTCGGGCGGCTCGTCGGGCATCTCCGTCGGTCACGTGTCGCCGGAGGCGGCCGCGGGCGGCACCATCGGCCTGGTCGAGGACGGCGACGAGATCGAGATCGACGTCGAGTCGCGCCTCATCCGTGTCAACGTGCCCGACGAGGTGCTGGCCGAGCGCCGCGCCAAGATGGAGGCGTCGGAGTTCCCGTGGCAGCCGAAGGACCGCGACCGCTACGTGTCCCCGGCGCTCCAGGCCTACGCGGCCATGGCGACGTCGGCCGACCGCGGCGCGGTGCGCGACGTGAGCCGCCTCAAGCGTCGCTGA
- a CDS encoding peptide MFS transporter, translated as MSTPELTRPDPAAALVGDRRFFGHPLGLFTLFGTELWERFSYYGMRAILVYYITDTIANGGLGIADSMGNAVVSVYGTAVYLLSVVGGWFADRLIGAFRSTFLGGVIIAAGHVSLAIPSAGFSWLGIALVALGTGFLKPNVSSMVGELFERDDPRRQSAFSIFYMGINIGSFFSPLIVGWVRHQWGYHAGFLVAAIGMAFALTTFVIGRRLLAGAGDYVPNPISVQERPKVVRLLATIAVGVAALYAIVAAIDGTLGLEAVIDTLSYLAFVVPILFFLVMYRSPKVTDPERSRLLAYIPLFVAAMLFFMIFEQAATTLSTYARDETVLSFLWFDHINPESFQSINPLGIIILSPVFAWLWLRTKDRPGTPYKFAIGLALAAVSFIFLAILSGVVDGKTGAWVLGVVYVIQTIGELFISPVGLAVTTLLAPVAFRGQAMALWFLAPAAGQAITAQLVQVTEGVAPTPFFGGIGGVALVFAGVVAALGPWVLRKMRSADVAEGVHTSGD; from the coding sequence GTGAGCACCCCGGAGCTGACTCGCCCTGACCCCGCCGCGGCCCTCGTCGGAGACCGACGGTTCTTCGGCCATCCGCTGGGCCTCTTCACGCTCTTCGGCACCGAGCTGTGGGAGCGCTTTAGCTACTACGGCATGCGGGCCATCCTGGTCTACTACATCACCGACACCATCGCGAACGGCGGCCTGGGGATCGCCGACTCGATGGGCAACGCGGTGGTGTCCGTCTACGGCACGGCCGTCTACCTGCTGTCCGTCGTGGGCGGCTGGTTCGCGGACCGGCTCATCGGGGCGTTCCGGTCGACGTTCCTGGGCGGCGTGATCATCGCCGCCGGCCACGTGTCGCTGGCGATCCCGTCGGCGGGGTTCAGCTGGCTGGGCATCGCCCTGGTCGCGCTGGGCACGGGCTTCCTCAAGCCCAACGTGTCGTCCATGGTGGGGGAGCTGTTCGAGCGCGACGACCCGCGGCGGCAGTCGGCCTTCTCGATCTTCTACATGGGCATCAACATCGGCTCGTTCTTCAGCCCGCTCATCGTCGGGTGGGTGCGGCACCAGTGGGGGTACCACGCGGGCTTCCTCGTCGCCGCCATCGGCATGGCGTTCGCGCTGACGACCTTCGTGATCGGCCGCCGGCTGCTCGCGGGCGCCGGGGACTACGTGCCCAACCCGATCTCGGTGCAGGAGCGCCCGAAGGTCGTGCGCCTGCTGGCGACGATCGCCGTGGGCGTCGCCGCGCTGTACGCGATCGTCGCCGCCATCGACGGGACGCTCGGGCTCGAGGCCGTCATCGACACGCTGAGCTACCTGGCGTTCGTGGTGCCGATCCTGTTCTTCCTCGTCATGTACCGCTCGCCGAAGGTGACCGACCCGGAGCGCAGCCGCCTGCTGGCCTACATCCCGCTGTTCGTCGCCGCGATGCTCTTCTTCATGATCTTCGAGCAGGCCGCGACGACGCTGTCGACGTACGCCCGCGACGAGACGGTGCTGTCGTTCCTCTGGTTCGACCACATCAACCCGGAGTCGTTCCAGTCCATCAACCCGCTGGGCATCATCATCCTGTCGCCGGTCTTCGCGTGGCTGTGGCTCCGGACGAAGGACCGCCCTGGGACGCCGTACAAGTTCGCGATCGGCCTGGCGCTCGCCGCGGTGTCGTTCATCTTCCTCGCGATCCTCTCCGGCGTGGTCGACGGCAAGACGGGCGCCTGGGTGCTCGGCGTCGTCTACGTCATCCAGACCATCGGCGAGCTCTTCATCTCGCCCGTGGGCCTGGCTGTCACGACGCTGCTCGCACCCGTCGCGTTCCGCGGCCAGGCGATGGCGCTCTGGTTCCTCGCCCCCGCGGCGGGCCAGGCCATCACCGCGCAGCTCGTCCAGGTCACCGAGGGCGTCGCGCCGACGCCGTTCTTCGGCGGCATCGGCGGCGTCGCGCTCGTGTTCGCCGGGGTCGTCGCCGCGCTGGGCCCGTGGGTGCTGCGCAAGATGCGGTCGGCCGACGTCGCCGAGGGCGTGCACACCTCGGGCGACTGA
- a CDS encoding GNAT family N-acetyltransferase codes for MTRGPELHGDMVRLRPIEARDAERLWESVQDPVGMRQTGTRATFTRAQVDAWAATVSDQPGRYDWAVTSGVVRDGAFVSDVLLGEIVLNEIDDVSRSANLRLQFLPDYRGRGYGREAITLVLQFAFDGVRVDGEFEPGLGLHRVSLDVLSINPRARALYESLGFREEGRLRDAHRDGDGWVDVHVMSILEDEFRTSSRS; via the coding sequence ATGACGCGCGGCCCGGAGCTGCACGGCGACATGGTGCGGCTGCGCCCTATCGAGGCGCGCGACGCCGAACGCCTCTGGGAGTCCGTCCAGGACCCCGTCGGGATGCGCCAGACGGGCACGAGGGCGACGTTCACGCGCGCGCAGGTCGACGCGTGGGCGGCGACCGTCAGCGACCAGCCCGGCCGGTACGACTGGGCGGTCACGTCGGGGGTCGTGCGCGACGGGGCGTTCGTCAGCGACGTGCTGCTGGGCGAGATCGTGCTCAACGAGATCGACGACGTGTCCCGGTCGGCGAACCTGCGCCTGCAGTTCCTGCCCGACTACCGCGGCCGCGGCTACGGCCGCGAGGCGATCACGCTCGTGCTGCAGTTCGCGTTCGACGGCGTCCGCGTCGACGGCGAGTTCGAGCCCGGCCTGGGGCTGCACCGCGTGTCGCTCGACGTGCTGAGCATCAACCCGCGGGCCCGCGCCCTGTACGAGTCGCTCGGCTTCCGCGAGGAGGGGCGCCTGCGCGACGCGCACCGCGACGGCGACGGCTGGGTGGACGTGCACGTCATGAGCATCCTCGAGGACGAGTTCCGCACGTCGTCGCGGTCGTGA
- the gatB gene encoding Asp-tRNA(Asn)/Glu-tRNA(Gln) amidotransferase subunit GatB, with amino-acid sequence MTELVDYADAVKRYDPVLGIEVHVELGTRTKMFCAAEVSFGAEPNTQTTPVSLGLPGALPVVNGKAVEYAIRIGLALNCQIAETCRFARKNYFYPDVPKNFQTSQYDEPIAYDGWIDVELEDGTVFRVEIERAHMEEDAGKNTHVGGATGRIHGAEYSLVDYNRAGIPLVEIVTKPIEGVGDRAPEVARAYVQTLRDIFRALDVSEARMERGNVRADVNVSLRPTPQDKLGTRTETKNVNSFRSVERAVRYEISRQAGLLDEGIAIIQETRHFHEDTGTTSSGRVKSDAEDYRYFPEPDLVPVAPSRDWVEEIRSSLPELPAARRKRLLAEWGFADAEMRDVVNAGALDLIEATTAAGTSPAAARKWWMGELARQAKQAEVSLDEVAITPAQIAQLQSLVDAGRINDKLARQVLEGVLAGEGDPEAVVVARGLEVVSDDGALLEAVDAALAAQPDVVEKVRGGNLGPVGAIIGAVMKATRGQADAQRVRELVLERIGV; translated from the coding sequence GTGACTGAACTGGTCGACTACGCCGACGCCGTCAAGCGCTACGACCCGGTGCTCGGCATCGAGGTCCACGTCGAGCTCGGCACCCGCACCAAGATGTTCTGCGCCGCCGAGGTCTCGTTCGGCGCCGAGCCCAACACGCAGACCACCCCGGTGAGCCTGGGCCTGCCCGGCGCGCTGCCGGTCGTCAACGGCAAGGCCGTCGAGTACGCCATCCGCATCGGCCTGGCGCTCAACTGCCAGATCGCCGAGACGTGCCGCTTCGCCCGGAAGAACTACTTCTACCCGGACGTGCCGAAGAACTTCCAGACCTCGCAGTACGACGAGCCCATCGCCTACGACGGCTGGATCGACGTCGAGCTCGAGGACGGCACCGTCTTCCGCGTGGAGATCGAGCGCGCGCACATGGAGGAGGACGCCGGCAAGAACACCCACGTCGGCGGCGCCACCGGGCGGATCCACGGCGCGGAGTACTCGCTCGTGGACTACAACCGCGCGGGCATCCCGCTCGTGGAGATCGTCACCAAGCCCATCGAGGGCGTGGGCGACCGCGCCCCCGAGGTTGCGCGCGCCTACGTGCAGACGCTGCGCGACATCTTCCGGGCACTCGACGTGTCCGAGGCCCGCATGGAGCGCGGCAACGTGCGCGCCGACGTCAACGTCTCGCTGCGCCCGACCCCGCAGGACAAGCTCGGCACCCGCACCGAGACCAAGAACGTCAACTCGTTCCGGTCGGTCGAGCGTGCGGTGCGCTACGAGATCTCGCGCCAGGCCGGGCTCCTCGACGAGGGCATCGCCATCATCCAGGAGACCCGTCACTTCCACGAGGACACGGGGACGACGTCGTCGGGCCGCGTGAAGTCGGACGCCGAGGACTACCGCTACTTCCCCGAGCCCGACCTGGTGCCGGTGGCGCCGAGCCGCGACTGGGTCGAGGAGATCCGGTCCTCGCTGCCCGAGCTCCCCGCGGCACGCCGCAAGCGGCTGCTCGCCGAGTGGGGCTTCGCGGACGCCGAGATGCGCGACGTCGTCAACGCCGGCGCCCTGGACCTCATCGAGGCCACGACGGCGGCGGGCACGAGCCCGGCGGCGGCGCGCAAGTGGTGGATGGGCGAGCTCGCCCGGCAGGCCAAGCAGGCGGAGGTCAGCCTCGACGAGGTCGCGATCACGCCTGCCCAGATCGCCCAGCTCCAGTCGCTCGTCGACGCGGGCCGGATCAACGACAAGCTCGCGCGCCAGGTGCTCGAGGGCGTGCTCGCCGGCGAGGGCGACCCGGAGGCCGTCGTCGTCGCGCGCGGCCTGGAGGTCGTCTCCGACGACGGGGCGCTGCTCGAGGCCGTGGACGCGGCCCTGGCCGCCCAGCCCGACGTCGTCGAGAAGGTGCGCGGGGGCAACCTCGGCCCGGTCGGGGCGATCATCGGCGCCGTCATGAAGGCGACCAGGGGCCAGGCCGACGCCCAGCGCGTGCGCGAGCTCGTGCTCGAGCGCATCGGCGTCTGA
- the gatA gene encoding Asp-tRNA(Asn)/Glu-tRNA(Gln) amidotransferase subunit GatA, with protein MTDVTRLSAAALATRLRGGEITSVEATQAHLDRIAAVDGKVNAFLHVSAEEALATAHDVDKRRTAGEELHPLAGVPIAVKDVVVTKGLPTTAGSKILEGWVPPYDATLVERIKAAGLPILGKTNMDEFAMGSSTEHSAYGDTHNPWDLDRIPGGSGGGSAAAVAAFEAPLAIGTDTGGSIRQPGAVTGTVGVKPTYGSVSRYGLIAMASSLDQAGPVTRTVLDSALLHELIGGHDPRDSTSIPEALPSFADAARLGATGDLTGVKVGVVTELQGEGYQAGVLARFQESLTLLEKAGAELVEVSCPHFPYALDAYYLIMPAEASSNLAKFDGMRFGLRVEPTEGPVTAERVMAATRGQGFGDEVKRRVILGTYALSAGYYDAYYGSAQKVRTLIQRDFDAAFAQVDVLVSPTAPTTAFKLGEKLDDPLAMYLNDVATIPANLAGVPGISVPNGLSDDGLPVGFQILAPAKADDRLYRVGAALEGLLETQWGATLLSNAPEL; from the coding sequence ATGACCGACGTGACCCGGCTGTCCGCCGCCGCGCTCGCGACCCGCCTCCGGGGCGGCGAGATCACGAGCGTGGAGGCCACGCAGGCCCACCTCGACCGCATCGCCGCCGTCGACGGCAAGGTCAACGCGTTCCTGCACGTCAGCGCCGAGGAGGCGCTCGCCACCGCGCACGACGTCGACAAGCGCCGCACCGCGGGCGAGGAGTTGCACCCGCTCGCCGGCGTGCCCATCGCCGTCAAGGACGTCGTCGTGACGAAGGGCCTGCCGACGACGGCCGGCTCGAAGATCCTCGAGGGCTGGGTCCCGCCCTACGACGCGACGCTCGTCGAGCGCATCAAGGCGGCGGGCCTGCCGATCCTCGGCAAGACCAACATGGACGAGTTCGCCATGGGCTCCAGCACGGAGCACTCGGCGTACGGGGACACGCACAACCCCTGGGACCTCGACCGCATCCCCGGCGGCTCGGGCGGTGGCTCGGCCGCTGCCGTGGCCGCCTTCGAGGCGCCGCTCGCCATCGGCACCGACACGGGCGGCTCGATCCGCCAGCCCGGCGCCGTCACGGGCACCGTCGGCGTGAAGCCCACCTACGGCTCCGTGTCCCGCTACGGCCTCATCGCCATGGCGTCGAGCCTCGACCAGGCCGGCCCCGTGACCCGCACGGTGCTGGACTCGGCGCTGCTGCACGAGCTCATCGGCGGGCACGACCCGCGCGACTCGACGTCGATCCCCGAGGCGCTGCCGTCCTTCGCGGACGCCGCCCGCCTGGGCGCGACGGGCGACCTCACGGGCGTCAAGGTCGGTGTCGTCACCGAGCTGCAGGGCGAGGGCTACCAGGCCGGCGTCCTCGCGCGGTTCCAGGAGTCGCTGACGCTGCTCGAGAAGGCCGGCGCGGAGCTCGTCGAGGTGAGCTGCCCGCACTTCCCGTACGCGCTCGACGCGTACTACCTGATCATGCCCGCGGAGGCGTCCTCCAACCTCGCGAAGTTCGACGGCATGCGCTTCGGCCTGCGCGTCGAGCCCACCGAGGGTCCGGTCACGGCCGAGCGCGTCATGGCCGCCACCCGCGGCCAGGGCTTCGGCGACGAGGTCAAGCGCCGCGTCATCCTCGGCACCTACGCGCTGAGCGCCGGCTACTACGACGCCTACTACGGCAGCGCGCAGAAGGTCCGCACGCTCATCCAGCGCGACTTCGACGCCGCGTTCGCCCAGGTGGACGTGCTCGTCAGCCCCACGGCCCCGACGACGGCGTTCAAGCTGGGCGAGAAGCTCGACGACCCGCTGGCGATGTACCTCAACGACGTCGCCACCATCCCGGCGAACCTGGCCGGCGTGCCGGGCATCTCGGTGCCCAACGGCCTGTCGGACGACGGCCTGCCGGTCGGGTTCCAGATCCTGGCCCCGGCGAAGGCCGACGACCGCCTCTACCGCGTCGGCGCGGCGCTCGAGGGCCTCCTCGAGACCCAGTGGGGCGCCACCCTGCTGTCGAACGCGCCCGAGCTCTGA
- the gatC gene encoding Asp-tRNA(Asn)/Glu-tRNA(Gln) amidotransferase subunit GatC, with translation MSTISRDEVARVAVLARIDLRPEEIDRLAGELDVIVESIAKVNQVATPDVPATSHPLPMTNVFREDVPVPPLPVEDVLAAAPGSEDGKFLVPQILGEE, from the coding sequence ATGTCCACCATCTCTCGTGACGAGGTCGCGCGCGTGGCTGTGCTGGCCCGCATCGACCTGCGCCCGGAGGAGATCGACCGGCTGGCCGGCGAGCTCGACGTCATCGTCGAGTCCATCGCGAAGGTCAACCAGGTCGCCACCCCCGACGTGCCCGCGACCAGCCACCCGCTCCCGATGACCAACGTGTTCCGCGAGGACGTCCCGGTGCCGCCTCTGCCGGTCGAGGACGTGCTGGCGGCCGCGCCGGGCTCGGAGGACGGCAAGTTCCTCGTCCCGCAGATCCTCGGGGAGGAGTGA
- a CDS encoding fibronectin type III domain-containing protein, with amino-acid sequence MRPVIRSAVALVAALFLLLTVVPTATAADTTPPTAPTNLRVLAVTPTVVTVAFTGSTDAGGLKWYVLRGADRQQPTTSPSRTDFGGLKAETTYTLDVVAVDRAGNVSAPSAPVRFTTGAWPAVTGLTVTARSGGSVSLAWDRYAAMDPYRFLVYDAGRAEAVVKGERVTLSGLAAGTHTFTVRGFHVSGSVTAASSPVTAPVEPRSPDLSAPGSPGSPTVRLDEDTYEFTTTWTAATDPVDPAASLRYDVLQLWAGDLFTAAYGIPGTSYVGVFASAVRTVDPAGNRSAPALATFVP; translated from the coding sequence ATGAGACCCGTCATCCGTTCTGCCGTCGCCCTCGTGGCGGCGCTGTTCCTCCTGCTCACCGTCGTCCCGACGGCCACCGCGGCGGACACGACACCGCCCACCGCCCCCACGAACCTGCGCGTCCTCGCAGTGACGCCCACCGTCGTCACGGTCGCGTTCACCGGCTCCACCGACGCCGGCGGCCTGAAGTGGTACGTCCTGCGAGGCGCCGATCGCCAGCAGCCGACCACCAGCCCGTCGCGGACCGACTTCGGCGGCCTGAAGGCCGAGACCACGTACACGCTCGACGTCGTCGCCGTCGACCGGGCGGGCAACGTGTCCGCCCCCAGCGCTCCCGTGCGCTTCACGACCGGTGCCTGGCCGGCCGTCACCGGCCTGACGGTCACCGCCCGCTCCGGCGGCTCCGTCTCCCTCGCCTGGGACCGGTACGCCGCCATGGACCCGTACCGCTTCCTCGTGTACGACGCCGGCCGCGCCGAGGCCGTCGTCAAGGGCGAGCGTGTGACGCTCAGCGGCCTGGCCGCGGGGACGCACACGTTCACCGTCCGCGGGTTCCACGTCAGCGGGAGCGTCACCGCCGCAAGCTCCCCGGTGACCGCCCCCGTCGAGCCTCGCAGCCCCGACCTCAGCGCACCCGGCAGCCCCGGCTCACCGACCGTGCGCCTGGACGAGGACACCTACGAGTTCACCACCACGTGGACCGCGGCGACCGATCCCGTCGATCCCGCGGCCTCGCTCCGGTACGACGTGCTGCAGTTGTGGGCCGGCGACCTGTTCACGGCCGCGTACGGCATCCCGGGCACCAGCTACGTCGGGGTCTTCGCCTCGGCGGTGCGGACGGTCGACCCGGCGGGCAACCGTTCGGCGCCCGCGCTGGCGACGTTCGTGCCCTGA
- a CDS encoding IS1634 family transposase, whose amino-acid sequence MVWVRRVRTASGATAVQIVESVNGRRRIVRHVGSAHDEVALGLLMDEAADLIKGDQQLELDLGLQAVSRYAPLIPVPQPPALFGQTPSRARGWMPAPLLRRSFSRILYDAIGGVFDELGFDIVGDDTFRDLVIARIVEPTSLLDVDRVLSDLGRVAASLSTRKRTLKRAQDGRYRDLIAKACFTFAQASDDVSLVLYDVTTLYFEAEKEDDLRKVGYSKERRVDPQIVVGLLVDRTGFPLEIGCFEGNKAETLTILPVIKSFQARHGIEGMVIVADAGMLSGANLRELDDAGFSFIVGSRQTTAPLDLASHYRWHGTVFTDGQMIDTITPKHRGATPVNDVNVKAEPVWTKTGTPASWRAVWAYSAKRFARDNRTLTAQEDRARSVIDGDKPARATRFVKTTGTARTLDETALARARKVAGLKGYVTNIPATVMAPGEVISSYHDLWHVEQSFRMSKTDLQARPFFARTRDAIEAHLTIVFTALAVSRTIQDRTGLSIRKVLRELRPLRSATIEINGVIRDAEPAIPADKQAILDAIRKPARH is encoded by the coding sequence GTGGTGTGGGTTCGGCGGGTGAGGACGGCGTCGGGTGCGACGGCGGTCCAGATCGTCGAGTCCGTGAACGGGCGGCGGCGGATCGTGCGGCATGTCGGGTCGGCGCATGACGAGGTCGCGCTCGGCCTGTTGATGGATGAGGCGGCCGATCTGATCAAGGGTGACCAGCAGTTGGAGCTCGACCTTGGCCTGCAGGCCGTGTCGAGGTACGCCCCGTTGATTCCCGTCCCGCAGCCGCCGGCCCTGTTCGGGCAGACGCCCTCCCGTGCGCGTGGGTGGATGCCCGCGCCCCTGCTGCGGCGCTCGTTCTCCCGGATCCTGTACGACGCGATCGGGGGCGTGTTCGACGAGCTCGGTTTCGACATCGTCGGCGACGACACCTTCCGCGACCTGGTGATCGCGCGGATCGTGGAGCCGACCTCGCTGCTCGACGTCGACCGGGTCCTGTCCGACCTGGGCCGGGTCGCCGCGTCGCTGTCCACGCGGAAGCGGACGTTGAAGCGGGCGCAGGACGGCCGGTACCGGGACCTGATCGCGAAGGCGTGCTTCACGTTCGCGCAGGCCAGCGATGATGTGTCCCTCGTGCTGTATGACGTGACCACGCTCTACTTCGAAGCGGAGAAGGAAGACGACCTGCGCAAGGTCGGCTACTCCAAAGAACGTCGCGTCGACCCGCAGATCGTCGTCGGCCTCCTCGTAGACAGGACCGGGTTCCCCCTCGAGATCGGCTGCTTCGAGGGGAACAAGGCCGAAACGCTCACGATCCTGCCCGTCATCAAGTCCTTCCAAGCCAGGCACGGCATCGAGGGCATGGTCATCGTCGCGGACGCCGGCATGCTCTCCGGTGCGAACCTGCGCGAGCTCGACGACGCCGGGTTCTCCTTCATCGTCGGCTCCCGCCAGACCACCGCGCCCCTCGACCTGGCCTCGCACTACCGGTGGCACGGCACCGTGTTCACCGACGGGCAGATGATCGACACGATCACCCCCAAGCACCGCGGCGCGACGCCCGTCAATGACGTCAACGTCAAGGCCGAGCCCGTGTGGACGAAGACCGGGACCCCGGCGTCATGGCGGGCCGTGTGGGCCTACTCCGCGAAGAGGTTCGCGAGAGACAACCGGACCCTGACCGCGCAGGAGGACCGCGCCCGATCAGTCATCGACGGTGACAAGCCCGCCCGCGCCACCCGGTTCGTCAAGACCACCGGAACCGCCCGCACCCTCGACGAGACCGCCCTGGCCAGGGCGCGGAAGGTCGCCGGCCTCAAGGGCTACGTCACGAACATCCCCGCCACGGTCATGGCCCCAGGCGAGGTCATCTCCAGCTACCACGATCTGTGGCACGTCGAGCAGTCCTTCCGGATGTCGAAGACAGACCTGCAGGCCAGACCCTTCTTCGCGAGGACACGCGACGCGATCGAAGCCCACCTCACCATCGTCTTCACCGCGCTGGCCGTCTCCCGCACGATCCAGGACCGCACCGGACTGTCCATCCGGAAAGTCCTGCGCGAGCTACGACCACTGCGCTCCGCGACCATCGAGATCAACGGCGTCATCCGCGACGCCGAACCCGCCATCCCCGCCGACAAGCAGGCCATCCTCGACGCGATCAGGAAGCCCGCAAGGCACTAA
- a CDS encoding GNAT family N-acetyltransferase — protein MPTRPAADTVVVRPGEPAEAAEIAWLAATTFPLACPPGTAVDEMARHIAMHLTPGAFARWARSADHALLVAARGGELVGYALLHLGTPDGVEEAHVVAAATRGDGTSVELSKIYAHPLALGSGTSSELMRGAIAAAAELSAAHGHSAPLPLWLGTNGQNLRAQAFYRKHGFVVVGTRTYDVGGHTHDDVVMLRRP, from the coding sequence GTGCCCACACGTCCCGCCGCCGATACCGTCGTCGTCCGCCCTGGTGAGCCCGCGGAGGCCGCCGAGATCGCGTGGCTCGCCGCCACCACCTTCCCGCTCGCCTGCCCGCCCGGCACCGCCGTCGACGAGATGGCGCGCCACATCGCCATGCACCTGACGCCTGGCGCGTTCGCGCGGTGGGCACGCAGCGCGGACCACGCGCTGCTCGTCGCGGCCCGCGGCGGCGAGCTCGTGGGCTACGCGCTGCTCCACCTGGGGACGCCCGACGGCGTCGAGGAGGCCCACGTCGTCGCCGCCGCGACGCGCGGCGACGGGACGTCGGTCGAGCTCTCCAAGATCTACGCGCACCCGCTCGCGCTCGGGAGCGGGACGTCGTCGGAGCTCATGCGCGGGGCGATCGCCGCGGCCGCGGAGCTCTCGGCGGCGCACGGGCACTCCGCTCCCCTGCCCCTGTGGCTCGGCACCAACGGGCAGAACCTGCGGGCGCAGGCGTTCTACCGCAAGCACGGCTTCGTCGTCGTCGGGACGCGGACGTACGACGTCGGCGGGCACACGCACGACGACGTCGTCATGCTGCGCCGGCCGTAG